A genomic region of Colletotrichum destructivum chromosome 1, complete sequence contains the following coding sequences:
- a CDS encoding Putative ATP synthase, F1 complex, delta/epsilon subunit, F0F1 ATP synthase delta/epsilon subunit has translation MDCLALADRPLKSVFPLHTCENELMHRHVEKEGDARVGVAPCVAGHVLCGVTKVSPASRIANGLSRKIPARDLTRAVSSITSPLPAQPIMNSFRFARAALRARPAAIRAPLQRRTYADAVSDKIKLSLSLPHQAIYKSQDVVQVNIPAESGDMGVLANHVPSIEQLKSGLVEVIEESGPNKQFFLSGGFAVVQPNSVLSINATEGYPIEDFSAETVKSLIAEAQKVASGSGSEQDVAEAKVELEVLESLQAVLK, from the exons ATGGATTGCCTGGCGCTGGCAGACAGACCATTGAAGTCAGTATTCCCTTTACATACCTGTGAAAATGAACTAATGCATCGGCATGTAGAAAAAGAGGGAGATGCGAGAGTCGGGGTTGCTCCGTGCGTAGCGGGTCATGTGCTTTGCGGCGTGACCAAAGTTTCTCCCGCTAGCCGAATCGCGAATGGACTCAGCCGAAAGATTCCTGCCCGCGACCTCACCCGAGCTGTCTCCAGCATCACATCCCCATTGCCAGCTCAGCCCATCATGAACTCTTTCCGCTTCGCGCGCGCGGCTCTCCGGGCCCGCCCTGCTGCTATCCGCGCCCCCCTCCAGCGCAGAACCTACGCAGATGCCGTCTCGGACAAG ATCAAGCTGAGCTTGTCGCTCCCTCACCAG GCCATCTACAAGTCCCAGGATGTCGTTCAGGTCAACATCCCCGCCGAGTCCGGCGATATGGGTGTCCTCGCCAACCACGTTCCCTCCATTGAGCAGCTGAAGTCCGGCCTGGTCGAGGTTATCGAGGAGAGCGGCCCCAACAAGCAGTTTTTCC TGTCTGGCGGTTTCGCCGTTGTTCAGCCCAACTCTGTCCTCAGCATCAACGCCACCGAGGGATACCCCATCGAGGATTTCAGCGCCGAGACCGTCAAGTCCTtgatcgccgaggcccagaagGTTGCCTCCGGCAGCGGAAGCGAGCAGGATgttgccgaggccaaggttgAGCTGGAG GTTCTTGAGAGCCTGCAGGCCGTCCTGAAATAG